GCGCGGGCCACCGTCGCCTCGGCCAGCTCGACGATCTCGTCCTCGGAGCGGAACCGCAGGTCCCGGTCCTCGCGGATGCGCCGGTGGATCTCGGCCACGTCGTCGGTGCCGAGCGCGCTCTGGCCGATCGCGCGGTACTCGTCGGGGAGCAGGTGCTCGACGCGCTCGACGCCGATGGCGTGCAGCTCGTCGGGGGTGATCGCGATCGAGGTGTGCATCCGCACCAGCTCGGCGTAGATCTCCTCGCCGTCGTCGAGCCAGCACAGCCCGGCCCGGTCGTCGGGTCGCGCGACGGGCAGGAGCTCGTCGGCGAGCACGGCGCGCAGCTGCTCGTAGGCGGGGCGGACGTGGCGGCGCACGACCTCCCGCAGCTCGTCGCGCCACCCGTCGTCGTCGGGTCCGCTGATGTTGGCGAACAGGTCGTCGTCGAGCGAGGACCCGAGGTAGCCGTCGACGCTGCTCAGCGACCGGGCCACGCACAGGCGCGCCGGCGTCCGGCCGCTCGCCACGCCGGCACGCCAGCGGTCCGCGACCGCCCCGAGCGCCGTGCCCATCTGGGCGAAGCGGGCGGTGAGTGCCCGGGCCTGCTCGACGCTCTCGGCCGCCAGCTGCGGGGCGCTCATCAGGTAGAGGAGGTGGGGCCCGTCCATCTGGTCGCTGCTCAGCTCGCTGAGGCGGAGGTCGATCTGGCGGATCCGGTCGTCGAGCTCGGTGCGGAGCAGGCTGGCGGTGACGACGTCCTCGGCGGTGAGCACCGAGCCGTCGATGCCGGCGAGACGTCGTCGCAGACCGTCGAGCCCGTCTCGCACCGCCTGCTCGCCCGCCTCGGAGTGGTCCTCGATGCGGTCGTCGAAGCGGTGGTCGCCGAGGATCGTCGCCGACGTCGGCTGGGTCGCCATCGTCAGGTCCCAGTACTCGGCGGCGATGCGGTCGAGCTCGGCGCTCGGGTGCGGCGTGTCGGTCACGGGTGCTCCTCGGCTGGCGGCGATCGGGTGCGTCGAGCGTAGGGCCCGCCCGGGGTTAGCCTCCGGGAGATGGCCTCCGCCGACGACCCCACGGTGGTCCCGCCCGACGGCTACCCGCGGCAGTGGGAGGCCGACGTGCTCCTCGCCGACGGCGCCACCGTGCACGTGCGGCCGATCCGGCCCGACGACGCCGACCGGCTGGTGGCGTTCCACAACCGCCAGTCGCCGGAGAGCATCTACCTGCGCTTCTTCTCCGCCCGCCCCCGGTTGTCGCCGCGCGAGGTCGAGCGGTTCACCCACATCGACTACGTCGACCGCATGGCGTTCGTCGCGGTCCTGGGCGACGAGATGATCGGCGTGGCCCGCTACGACCGCGAGCCCGAGACGCCCCGGGCCGAGGTCGCGTTCATCACCGA
This portion of the Actinomarinicola tropica genome encodes:
- a CDS encoding DUF885 domain-containing protein, with product MTDTPHPSAELDRIAAEYWDLTMATQPTSATILGDHRFDDRIEDHSEAGEQAVRDGLDGLRRRLAGIDGSVLTAEDVVTASLLRTELDDRIRQIDLRLSELSSDQMDGPHLLYLMSAPQLAAESVEQARALTARFAQMGTALGAVADRWRAGVASGRTPARLCVARSLSSVDGYLGSSLDDDLFANISGPDDDGWRDELREVVRRHVRPAYEQLRAVLADELLPVARPDDRAGLCWLDDGEEIYAELVRMHTSIAITPDELHAIGVERVEHLLPDEYRAIGQSALGTDDVAEIHRRIREDRDLRFRSEDEIVELAEATVARAAAVMGAWFGRVPRAACRVEPVPPILAEDAPGAYYFPPTEDGSRPGTYFINRRNATDQSRVEAESVAFHEAIPGHHLQLAIASELEGLPAFRRHGGSTAYLEGWGLYAERLADEMGLYSDDVTRLGMLAGDSWRSGRLVVDTGLHALGWSRQRARDYLWDNAPVGVDELEAEIDRYVAIPGQAVAYTTGQREIVRLRRDAEQRLGDRFDLPAFHDVVLGSGGITLPVLADLVDRWVADRLSA